Proteins encoded together in one Solanum lycopersicum chromosome 7, SLM_r2.1 window:
- the LOC101268407 gene encoding protein DETOXIFICATION 16-like isoform X1 — MDTQDIDCSLIRETVNEEESKNKKNEIFEEMKRLLVLAGPLMTVNFLLYCLQVISIMFVGHLGELPLSGASMATSFASVTGLSLMMGMGSALETLCGQSYGAKQYHMLGIHMQRAMLVLLLVSVPVAFVWANAGYLLVLFGQDPEISAEAGSYARYMIPTIFAYALLQCHIRFLQTQNNVNPMMFSAGITTLLHIFTCWILVFKSGLGNKGAALANAISYWINLLLLAVYVRISPSCRNTWTGFSKEAFRDIWKYMKLAIPSAVMLCLEIWSFEMMVLLSGLLPNPKLETSVLSISLNTCAMVYMIPLGLSGATSVRVSNELGAGRPQAARLAACAAVLLVATEGVVAAIVLISVRKLWGYCYSTEEEVVEYVAEMLVLLAGSHFLDGIQSVLSGTARGCGWQKIGAVVNLGAYYLFGIPAGVILAFVYHIGGKGLWLGITLALFAQALLLFVVTLQTNWEKEANKAADRVVPELVNIEENAELTLSRD, encoded by the exons ATGGATACACAAGACATTGATTGTTCATTGATTAGAGAAACTGTAAATGAAGAAGAGTCCAAgaacaagaaaaatgaaatttttgaagaaatgaagagGTTATTGGTACTAGCAGGACCTCTTATGACAGTTAATTTCTTACTTTATTGTTTACAAGTGATATCTATAATGTTTGTTGGTCATCTTGGAGAGTTACCTCTATCTGGTGCTTCAATGGCTACTTCATTTGCCTCTGTAACTGGCCTAAGCTTGATG ATGGGAATGGGAAGTGCATTGGAAACTTTATGTGGGCAATCATATGGTGCAAAGCAGTATCATATGCTTGGTATCCATATGCAAAGGGCAATGCTTGTGCTTCTACTGGTTAGTGTTCCTGTGGCTTTCGTTTGGGCTAATGCAGGGTATCTTCTCGTATTATTTGGACAAGATCCGGAAATATCAGCTGAAGCAGGAAGTTATGCGCGTTATATGATTCCAACTATATTCGCGTATGCACTTCTACAGTGTCATATTAGATTTCTACAAACACAAAACAATGTGAACCCCATGATGTTCAGCGCGGGGATCACTACTTTACTGCATATATTTACTTGTTGGATTCTGGTCTTTAAATCTGGCCTAGGGAACAAGGGTGCTGCTCTTGCTAACGCAATATCCTACTGGATTAATCTCTTGTTGTTAGCGGTATATGTCAGAATATCGCCTTCTTGTAGAAACACTTGGACTGGATTTTCAAAAGAGGCGTTTCGTGATATATGGAAATATATGAAACTTGCCATTCCTTCTGCTGTTATGCTCTG CTTAGAGATTTGGTCATTTGAGATGATGGTTCTGTTGTCTGGACTTCTTCCGAATCCAAAGCTAGAGACGTCGGTTCTTTCTATCAG CCTTAATACATGTGCTATGGTGTATATGATTCCGTTAGGACTAAGCGGTGCCACGAG TGTAAGAGTTTCGAATGAACTAGGAGCAGGACGACCTCAAGCAGCTCGTTTAGCAGCTTGTGCTGCAGTATTGTTAGTGGCTACAGAAGGGGTTGTTGCAGCAATTGTGTTGATTTCTGTTCGTAAACTGTGGGGCTACTGTTACAGCACCGAGGAAGAAGTAGTCGAATATGTAGCAGAAATGCTAGTCTTGCTAGCAGGTTCCCACTTCTTAGATGGTATTCAATCTGTACTTTCAG GTACTGCGCGAGGGTGCGGATGGCAAAAGATTGGAGCAGTTGTTAACTTGGGAGCTTATTACCTTTTCGGAATACCTGCTGGTGTTATATTAGCTTTCGTCTACCATATAGGTGGAAAG GGACTATGGTTGGGTATTACACTTGCCCTTTTTGCACAAGCACTACTTCTTTTTGTAGTTACTCTGCAGACAAACTGGGAAAAAGAG GCAAATAAGGCAGCTGATAGGGTGGTTCCAGAGCTAGTTAACATAGAAGAAAATGCAGAATTGACACTTTCAAGAGACTAA
- the LOC101268407 gene encoding protein DETOXIFICATION 16-like isoform X3, which produces MDTQDIDCSLIRETVNEEESKNKKNEIFEEMKRLLVLAGPLMTVNFLLYCLQVISIMFVGHLGELPLSGASMATSFASVTGLSLMMGMGSALETLCGQSYGAKQYHMLGIHMQRAMLVLLLVSVPVAFVWANAGYLLVLFGQDPEISAEAGSYARYMIPTIFAYALLQCHIRFLQTQNNVNPMMFSAGITTLLHIFTCWILVFKSGLGNKGAALANAISYWINLLLLAVYVRISPSCRNTWTGFSKEAFRDIWKYMKLAIPSAVMLCLEIWSFEMMVLLSGLLPNPKLETSVLSISLNTCAMVYMIPLGLSGATSVRVSNELGAGRPQAARLAACAAVLLVATEGVVAAIVLISVRKLWGYCYSTEEEVVEYVAEMLVLLAGSHFLDGIQSVLSGTARGCGWQKIGAVVNLGAYYLFGIPAGVILAFVYHIGGKGLWLGITLALFAQALLLFVVTLQTNWEKEMT; this is translated from the exons ATGGATACACAAGACATTGATTGTTCATTGATTAGAGAAACTGTAAATGAAGAAGAGTCCAAgaacaagaaaaatgaaatttttgaagaaatgaagagGTTATTGGTACTAGCAGGACCTCTTATGACAGTTAATTTCTTACTTTATTGTTTACAAGTGATATCTATAATGTTTGTTGGTCATCTTGGAGAGTTACCTCTATCTGGTGCTTCAATGGCTACTTCATTTGCCTCTGTAACTGGCCTAAGCTTGATG ATGGGAATGGGAAGTGCATTGGAAACTTTATGTGGGCAATCATATGGTGCAAAGCAGTATCATATGCTTGGTATCCATATGCAAAGGGCAATGCTTGTGCTTCTACTGGTTAGTGTTCCTGTGGCTTTCGTTTGGGCTAATGCAGGGTATCTTCTCGTATTATTTGGACAAGATCCGGAAATATCAGCTGAAGCAGGAAGTTATGCGCGTTATATGATTCCAACTATATTCGCGTATGCACTTCTACAGTGTCATATTAGATTTCTACAAACACAAAACAATGTGAACCCCATGATGTTCAGCGCGGGGATCACTACTTTACTGCATATATTTACTTGTTGGATTCTGGTCTTTAAATCTGGCCTAGGGAACAAGGGTGCTGCTCTTGCTAACGCAATATCCTACTGGATTAATCTCTTGTTGTTAGCGGTATATGTCAGAATATCGCCTTCTTGTAGAAACACTTGGACTGGATTTTCAAAAGAGGCGTTTCGTGATATATGGAAATATATGAAACTTGCCATTCCTTCTGCTGTTATGCTCTG CTTAGAGATTTGGTCATTTGAGATGATGGTTCTGTTGTCTGGACTTCTTCCGAATCCAAAGCTAGAGACGTCGGTTCTTTCTATCAG CCTTAATACATGTGCTATGGTGTATATGATTCCGTTAGGACTAAGCGGTGCCACGAG TGTAAGAGTTTCGAATGAACTAGGAGCAGGACGACCTCAAGCAGCTCGTTTAGCAGCTTGTGCTGCAGTATTGTTAGTGGCTACAGAAGGGGTTGTTGCAGCAATTGTGTTGATTTCTGTTCGTAAACTGTGGGGCTACTGTTACAGCACCGAGGAAGAAGTAGTCGAATATGTAGCAGAAATGCTAGTCTTGCTAGCAGGTTCCCACTTCTTAGATGGTATTCAATCTGTACTTTCAG GTACTGCGCGAGGGTGCGGATGGCAAAAGATTGGAGCAGTTGTTAACTTGGGAGCTTATTACCTTTTCGGAATACCTGCTGGTGTTATATTAGCTTTCGTCTACCATATAGGTGGAAAG GGACTATGGTTGGGTATTACACTTGCCCTTTTTGCACAAGCACTACTTCTTTTTGTAGTTACTCTGCAGACAAACTGGGAAAAAGAG ATGACATAG
- the LOC101268407 gene encoding protein DETOXIFICATION 16-like isoform X2, which yields MDTQDIDCSLIRETVNEEESKNKKNEIFEEMKRLLVLAGPLMTVNFLLYCLQVISIMFVGHLGELPLSGASMATSFASVTGLSLMMGMGSALETLCGQSYGAKQYHMLGIHMQRAMLVLLLVSVPVAFVWANAGYLLVLFGQDPEISAEAGSYARYMIPTIFAYALLQCHIRFLQTQNNVNPMMFSAGITTLLHIFTCWILVFKSGLGNKGAALANAISYWINLLLLAVYVRISPSCRNTWTGFSKEAFRDIWKYMKLAIPSAVMLCLEIWSFEMMVLLSGLLPNPKLETSVLSISLNTCAMVYMIPLGLSGATSVRVSNELGAGRPQAARLAACAAVLLVATEGVVAAIVLISVRKLWGYCYSTEEEVVEYVAEMLVLLAGSHFLDGTARGCGWQKIGAVVNLGAYYLFGIPAGVILAFVYHIGGKGLWLGITLALFAQALLLFVVTLQTNWEKEANKAADRVVPELVNIEENAELTLSRD from the exons ATGGATACACAAGACATTGATTGTTCATTGATTAGAGAAACTGTAAATGAAGAAGAGTCCAAgaacaagaaaaatgaaatttttgaagaaatgaagagGTTATTGGTACTAGCAGGACCTCTTATGACAGTTAATTTCTTACTTTATTGTTTACAAGTGATATCTATAATGTTTGTTGGTCATCTTGGAGAGTTACCTCTATCTGGTGCTTCAATGGCTACTTCATTTGCCTCTGTAACTGGCCTAAGCTTGATG ATGGGAATGGGAAGTGCATTGGAAACTTTATGTGGGCAATCATATGGTGCAAAGCAGTATCATATGCTTGGTATCCATATGCAAAGGGCAATGCTTGTGCTTCTACTGGTTAGTGTTCCTGTGGCTTTCGTTTGGGCTAATGCAGGGTATCTTCTCGTATTATTTGGACAAGATCCGGAAATATCAGCTGAAGCAGGAAGTTATGCGCGTTATATGATTCCAACTATATTCGCGTATGCACTTCTACAGTGTCATATTAGATTTCTACAAACACAAAACAATGTGAACCCCATGATGTTCAGCGCGGGGATCACTACTTTACTGCATATATTTACTTGTTGGATTCTGGTCTTTAAATCTGGCCTAGGGAACAAGGGTGCTGCTCTTGCTAACGCAATATCCTACTGGATTAATCTCTTGTTGTTAGCGGTATATGTCAGAATATCGCCTTCTTGTAGAAACACTTGGACTGGATTTTCAAAAGAGGCGTTTCGTGATATATGGAAATATATGAAACTTGCCATTCCTTCTGCTGTTATGCTCTG CTTAGAGATTTGGTCATTTGAGATGATGGTTCTGTTGTCTGGACTTCTTCCGAATCCAAAGCTAGAGACGTCGGTTCTTTCTATCAG CCTTAATACATGTGCTATGGTGTATATGATTCCGTTAGGACTAAGCGGTGCCACGAG TGTAAGAGTTTCGAATGAACTAGGAGCAGGACGACCTCAAGCAGCTCGTTTAGCAGCTTGTGCTGCAGTATTGTTAGTGGCTACAGAAGGGGTTGTTGCAGCAATTGTGTTGATTTCTGTTCGTAAACTGTGGGGCTACTGTTACAGCACCGAGGAAGAAGTAGTCGAATATGTAGCAGAAATGCTAGTCTTGCTAGCAGGTTCCCACTTCTTAGATG GTACTGCGCGAGGGTGCGGATGGCAAAAGATTGGAGCAGTTGTTAACTTGGGAGCTTATTACCTTTTCGGAATACCTGCTGGTGTTATATTAGCTTTCGTCTACCATATAGGTGGAAAG GGACTATGGTTGGGTATTACACTTGCCCTTTTTGCACAAGCACTACTTCTTTTTGTAGTTACTCTGCAGACAAACTGGGAAAAAGAG GCAAATAAGGCAGCTGATAGGGTGGTTCCAGAGCTAGTTAACATAGAAGAAAATGCAGAATTGACACTTTCAAGAGACTAA
- the LOC101253801 gene encoding protein DETOXIFICATION 16-like isoform X1, whose translation MDIEKRKEELECPNLGIERKYEEIFVQVKKLLVLAGPLMLVNILLYSLQVISVMFVGHQGELALSGASMATSFAFVTGFGLLMGMGSALETLCGQSYGANQYHMLGIHMQRAMFVNLLVSIPLACVWANAGRILVILRQDPEIAAEAGIYARFMIPSIFAYGLLECQIRFLQAQNNVVPMMLTAGGTALLHVFGCWILVLKSGLGSRGAALANATSYWINVFSLVVYIKISPSFKSTWTGFSTEAFSDIPRYLKLAIPSALMICLEIWSFEMMVLLSGLLPNPKLETSVLSISLNTSAMVHMLPQGLGGATSVRVANELGAGRPKTARLVARTATVLATTEGILVAIVMVSIRKVWGHCYSNEDEIVKYVGKMCFFLAGSHFLDAHQSIFSGIARGCGWQKIGAYVNLGAFYLWGIPIGIVLAFVYHFGGKGLWLGIILAISVQVVIYSVVILRTNWDKQVKKAAVRVTQA comes from the exons atGGATAttgaaaaaaggaaagaagaacTTGAGTGTCCCAATTTAGGAATTGAGAGAAAATATGAAGAGATATTTGTACAAGTGAAGAAGTTATTGGTATTGGCTGGGCCTTTGATGTTAgttaatattttgttatattcCTTACAAGTTATCTCTGTTATGTTTGTTGGTCATCAAGGGGAGTTAGCTCTTTCTGGTGCTTCAATGGCTACTTCCTTTGCCTTTGTCACTGGGTTCGGCTTGTTG ATGGGAATGGGAAGTGCATTGGAAACACTATGTGGTCAATCATATGGTGCAAATCAATATCATATGCTTGGTATTCATATGCAAAGGGCAATGTTTGTTAATCTTTTGGTTAGCATACCACTTGCTTGTGTTTGGGCTAATGCAGGGCGAATTCTTGTAATATTGAGACAAGATCCAGAAATAGCAGCTGAAGCAGGAATTTATGCACGATTCATGATACCGAGCATCTTTGCATATGGACTACTCGAATGCCAGATTAGGTTTCTACAAGCTCAAAACAACGTTGTACCTATGATGCTTACTGCAGGAGGCACCGCGTTGCTGCATGTTTTTGGTTGTTGGATTCTTGTACTCAAATCAGGGCTTGGAAGCAGAGGAGCTGCTCTGGCTAATGCTACGTCTTACTGGATTAACGTGTTCTCTTTAGTTGTGTATATTAAGATCTCACCTTCCTTCAAAAGTACTTGGACAGGTTTCTCAACTGAAGCATTTTCTGATATCCCGAGATATCTTAAACTAGCAATTCCCTCCGCTCTTATGATATG CTTGGAGATATGGTCGTTTGAAATGATGGTTCTGTTGTCTGGTCTTCTTCCTAATCCGAAACTAGAAACCTCAGTTCTTTCCATCAG CCTTAATACATCTGCTATGGTACATATGTTGCCTCAAGGACTAGGTGGAGCTACAAGTGTAAGAGTTGCCAACGAATTGGGAGCTGGACGACCAAAAACAGCTCGTCTTGTAGCACGTACTGCAACAGTTTTAGCTACTACAGAAGGCATTCTAGTAGCTATTGTCATGGTTTCGATTCGTAAAGTCTGGGGCCATTGCTATAGCAATGAAGATGAAATAGTGAAATATGTTGGGAAAATGTGTTTCTTTTTAGCAGGATCTCACTTCTTAGATGCACATCAATCTATATTTTCAG gtATTGCTAGAGGATGTGGGTGGCAAAAGATAGGTGCATATGTTAATTTGGGTGCCTTTTATCTGTGGGGAATACCAATTGGTATTGTGTTAGCTTTTGTATACCATTTTGGAGGAAAG GGACTTTGGTTGGGAATCATTCTGGCCATTTCTGTTCAAGTTGTGATATATTCTGTTGTTATTCTGAGAACAAATTGGGATAAACAG GTAAAGAAAGCAGCAGTTAGGGTGACTCAAGCATAA
- the LOC101253801 gene encoding protein DETOXIFICATION 16-like isoform X2, with product MATSFAFVTGFGLLMGMGSALETLCGQSYGANQYHMLGIHMQRAMFVNLLVSIPLACVWANAGRILVILRQDPEIAAEAGIYARFMIPSIFAYGLLECQIRFLQAQNNVVPMMLTAGGTALLHVFGCWILVLKSGLGSRGAALANATSYWINVFSLVVYIKISPSFKSTWTGFSTEAFSDIPRYLKLAIPSALMICLEIWSFEMMVLLSGLLPNPKLETSVLSISLNTSAMVHMLPQGLGGATSVRVANELGAGRPKTARLVARTATVLATTEGILVAIVMVSIRKVWGHCYSNEDEIVKYVGKMCFFLAGSHFLDAHQSIFSGIARGCGWQKIGAYVNLGAFYLWGIPIGIVLAFVYHFGGKGLWLGIILAISVQVVIYSVVILRTNWDKQVKKAAVRVTQA from the exons ATGGCTACTTCCTTTGCCTTTGTCACTGGGTTCGGCTTGTTG ATGGGAATGGGAAGTGCATTGGAAACACTATGTGGTCAATCATATGGTGCAAATCAATATCATATGCTTGGTATTCATATGCAAAGGGCAATGTTTGTTAATCTTTTGGTTAGCATACCACTTGCTTGTGTTTGGGCTAATGCAGGGCGAATTCTTGTAATATTGAGACAAGATCCAGAAATAGCAGCTGAAGCAGGAATTTATGCACGATTCATGATACCGAGCATCTTTGCATATGGACTACTCGAATGCCAGATTAGGTTTCTACAAGCTCAAAACAACGTTGTACCTATGATGCTTACTGCAGGAGGCACCGCGTTGCTGCATGTTTTTGGTTGTTGGATTCTTGTACTCAAATCAGGGCTTGGAAGCAGAGGAGCTGCTCTGGCTAATGCTACGTCTTACTGGATTAACGTGTTCTCTTTAGTTGTGTATATTAAGATCTCACCTTCCTTCAAAAGTACTTGGACAGGTTTCTCAACTGAAGCATTTTCTGATATCCCGAGATATCTTAAACTAGCAATTCCCTCCGCTCTTATGATATG CTTGGAGATATGGTCGTTTGAAATGATGGTTCTGTTGTCTGGTCTTCTTCCTAATCCGAAACTAGAAACCTCAGTTCTTTCCATCAG CCTTAATACATCTGCTATGGTACATATGTTGCCTCAAGGACTAGGTGGAGCTACAAGTGTAAGAGTTGCCAACGAATTGGGAGCTGGACGACCAAAAACAGCTCGTCTTGTAGCACGTACTGCAACAGTTTTAGCTACTACAGAAGGCATTCTAGTAGCTATTGTCATGGTTTCGATTCGTAAAGTCTGGGGCCATTGCTATAGCAATGAAGATGAAATAGTGAAATATGTTGGGAAAATGTGTTTCTTTTTAGCAGGATCTCACTTCTTAGATGCACATCAATCTATATTTTCAG gtATTGCTAGAGGATGTGGGTGGCAAAAGATAGGTGCATATGTTAATTTGGGTGCCTTTTATCTGTGGGGAATACCAATTGGTATTGTGTTAGCTTTTGTATACCATTTTGGAGGAAAG GGACTTTGGTTGGGAATCATTCTGGCCATTTCTGTTCAAGTTGTGATATATTCTGTTGTTATTCTGAGAACAAATTGGGATAAACAG GTAAAGAAAGCAGCAGTTAGGGTGACTCAAGCATAA